From the Lathyrus oleraceus cultivar Zhongwan6 chromosome 4, CAAS_Psat_ZW6_1.0, whole genome shotgun sequence genome, one window contains:
- the LOC127135562 gene encoding U11/U12 small nuclear ribonucleoprotein 31 kDa protein: MSSKKKHKRKHSDSDEDDDVFYYRYCASSSTPNTTTGTTSSNQPQSKPNNKGSSIGGTGEPLAPSKSTLYVSNLDYSLTNSDLHTLFSTFGRIARVTVLKDRHTRLSRGVAFVQFVSRNDAQRAVAEMNKKILNGRTLTASIAADNGRAPEFIRKRVYNTETALCYECGGHGHLSYECPKNQLGPRPRPQPKKPRRGFSGLRDRDGEEEGDEEEEEGGQIAAEQFDDNWASVVDDEAGERLLGRNRNDDEGLDNNKTKKKGKKAGYFSDESDHDDDD, translated from the coding sequence ATGTCAAGCAAGAAGAAACACAAACGAAAACACAGCGACAGCGATGAAGACGACGACGTTTTCTACTACCGCTACTGCGCTTCGTCCTCAACCCCCAACACCACCACCGGCACCACATCCAGTAATCAACCCCAATCAAAACCGAACAACAAAGGATCATCAATAGGAGGAACAGGTGAACCCTTAGCACCATCAAAATCGACGCTATACGTTTCTAATCTAGATTACTCCCTAACAAACTCCGATCTCCATACGCTCTTCTCTACTTTCGGCCGCATCGCGCGTGTAACCGTTCTCAAAGACCGTCACACGCGCCTAAGCCGCGGTGTCGCGTTTGTCCAATTCGTTTCTCGTAATGACGCCCAACGCGCCGTGGCGGAGATGAATAAGAAGATTCTCAATGGAAGGACTCTAACTGCTTCTATTGCTGCTGATAATGGACGTGCTCCGGAGTTTATTCGGAAGCGCGTGTACAATACTGAGACTGCTTTGTGTTATGAGTGTGGGGGGCATGGTCATTTGTCGTATGAGTGTCCTAAGAATCAGTTGGGGCCGAGGCCGCGGCCTCAGCCTAAGAAGCCGCGACGGGGATTTAGTGGGCTGAGGGATAGGGATGGGGAGGAGGAAGGTgatgaggaggaggaggagggtGGTCAGATTGCTGCGGAGCAGTTTGACGATAATTGGGCTTCTGTTGTGGATGATGAAGCGGGTGAAAGGTTGCTGGGGAGAAACAGAAATGATGATGAGGGTTTGGACAACAACAAGACgaagaagaaagggaagaaaGCTGGGTATTTCAGTGATGAGAgtgatcatgatgatgatgattga